Within Lolium rigidum isolate FL_2022 chromosome 5, APGP_CSIRO_Lrig_0.1, whole genome shotgun sequence, the genomic segment AAAATTATGCAACTCTAAATCAGAGGATGCTTAAAGCAGTCTACGAATTAAGGCAATATCTGAATGTACAAGGTAGGGTCACTGCTAAGTAAAATTTGTTGTAACTGAAGGCAAACTAAAACTACAGCATGGGGTCGCCTAAGAAAATGTTACCCCTGGAGTTTTTCAAAACACGGCCGCTTCCTCAAGGCCAGTAAGTTGTAAGCATAAGGACAGTAGCTTTTCGAACAATAAGAAGTTCAGTTATATCACCTAACATAGTATGATGGTTCACTGACAATTGCAAGCAAAATCATTACCTCCATCACGGATCTGAATTCCAAGTCCCCGATGCGAATCAACTATAGTTATGTTGTCGAAGACCAGCCTCTCATAGTTGAAAAAGCTCGCACTTCCAAATTTGATGGCAGAAGATTTAGTCCTGATCCAGCAGTTTGTCGCAGTCAGGTTGTAAACAGGCCCTGTGCCGGACTTGGGGCAGATCGCATCATCTCCAGTGTCTATGTGGCAATCGGCGATGATCGTGTTGTTTGAACCCTCGATGTCGATCCCGTCATTGTTGGGGGTGTCGAAATCCCCGTATATAGAGACATTGCGGATCACTGAGTTGTCACACCTGACAAGATGCAGACTGCAGAGAATGCAAGCATATCAGACTTATCATTCCTAAGTAGCAtagtaaaaaaaaatttgtcTCTAGTGGACCCTCTAAAAGGTAGAGGCAACCAATAACAGCAACTGATTGCGAACGTGTGTACATgattagcatcattagagttcAGACATCAGACTGAAATAGTTAGACAAGTATGTACATTTACTACAGGAGTACGCTGCTACATTTGTTCAATCAGTTCTGAGTAAGATGAGAGAAAGGTGAGGGAATTGCTCACCACCAGTAGGCCGGCTGGTTGAGAGTGATGTCATGGATCATGACGTCCTTGGAGTCGAGGAAGCCGACGAGCCGGGGCCGGCACTCGTCGCCCTGGCAGTCCCCCGTGACGTTCCAGCTCACCATGACATTCTTCTGCGCGTTGGGCGTGATCACGAAGGCGCCGCCCTGGCCGTTgatctcgccgccgccggtgacgCCCGCGCCGGTGGTGTTCTCGGCGAGCACGACGTACCAGCGGCTGGACTCGGGCGGGTAGTCCTGCTGCCTGGTCCCGCCCAGCAGGCGCGCGCCGGGGGCCACCTCGAGCACCACCCGCGAGCGGAGGTGGACGGTGGCCGTCAGGTAGTCCCCGGGCGCCGGGAGGAGCACGCGGccgccccccgccgccgcgcACGCGTCGATGGCGGCCTGGATCGCCGCCGTGTCGTAGCGCGAGCCGTCGCCGGCCGCGCCGTAGTCGGCGACGGAGAAGACGCGGGCCTGCGCGGcggcctggggcggcggcggcggcggcggccggaggaagaggaggaggaggagcccgggAGCCAGTAGGAGGAGATGGGATGCCGCCATTGCGGCCGGCGTTGACTAGAGGAATTCGCTCTCTGCTGCTTGCTGTCCGAGCTAGTGATAATAGAAGTGGTTTAGTAGCATCGAGTCCAAGTGGGGAATCATGGCACGCGAGCTGCTGGGTTTGTGGAGTTGGATCGGAGTCGGAGGCCATGTCGCCGTCGGGACAGGATTGAAGATGATCTGATCTGGTGCGTGTGCGAGAAAGGTGTTTGTTCAGTTCCTATCGGCGTGTGGTGTGACCGGATAAGCTGCTGCAGGATGGGAGGAAACTGGACCActaggggcgcgtttggtaggctcgCCGGAATCCTGCCCACGGGTCATGGACTCTGAAGGTGTATATGATGCTCCCCATAGGAGGtctcacaggcgtttggattttcggccgtccgatcgaactgacgtggcgcgatctcagcCGGCATTTCTGTCCAGGGCGCGAGGCCTCGCACAGACCCgcgttttatccatgggtcgatGAAGCCCGCCCGGCCCGGCGTTGGCGCGTCGTTCGTTAGACATGGAGACAACCTCTCTCGctcccgcagccgcagccgccgctCCCGCTCCCCGCCGTCGGTCTCCTCTCCGGTCTCGCACCTCTCCTCTCTCCAATCATCGTCGGCTCGCCCATCCCTGCTCCTCTCCATCGCACTTGGCGCCGTCGAGGCCGTCGCTGCTCCTCATCTCCGCCCTCTTCGTCGCGCACGACCTCCGACGCATCTCACTCCGTCCCCGGCTCGTCTTCGTCGTCGAGCTCCATGTCTTCGACCCCGAGCAAGTTCGAGGAACCGCCACGGATCGCCAAGGAGgaaggcatcctcctccgtcgcgCTGTTGTCGCCGCTGTCGTGTTCGCCGGCGCCGATGCCGCTGGGAGGGTTCCTCGATGCCAGCAAAGAAGGGGAGGTCGCCCTGCTAGGAGGGGCTTAGCCATGGCGAGCGCACCGACCTCGTCGGCGCGATAAACATACAGGTCTGTCTCCTCCGTGTCCTGGTTTGTACGTGCCTGGGTGGGTGGTGGTGCTGTGTGTGTTTTGATCTCCTTTTTCTTCCAAAGGTTGAAGAACACACAGTAGGATTTGCCTCGATTTGTACTCACCGCATCAGCCATGAAGGAGGATGCTTCACCTGCTCTGCCTCCTCATGCCTTTGTCGCTGGACTGGTGCCGATCTTCGCATAGGCTGCAagggggtcccaatctttggaccTTTCCTATCAATTTCTACATTTCTCTCTTCCAGGTAACCATCTATCTCACTCCTCTCCTTTCATCTTTGTATATTCAgattttgttttatcttttccTACAAGGTTTTAATGCAAATTCCAAGCAGGTTATAGCGGAAGATTAATCCATGTAATATTTATATCTCTGAAATTTATATGCATATAAAGATGACTTGCTTGTACAGGATATTACCT encodes:
- the LOC124657185 gene encoding exopolygalacturonase-like, encoding MERSRDGRADDDWREERCETGEETDGGERERRLRLRERERLSPCLTNDAPTPGRAGFIDPWIKRGSVRGLAPWTEMPAEIAPPPPPPPQAAAQARVFSVADYGAAGDGSRYDTAAIQAAIDACAAAGGGRVLLPAPGDYLTATVHLRSRVVLEVAPGARLLGGTRQQDYPPESSRWYVVLAENTTGAGVTGGGEINGQGGAFVITPNAQKNVMVSWNVTGDCQGDECRPRLVGFLDSKDVMIHDITLNQPAYWCLHLVRCDNSVIRNVSIYGDFDTPNNDGIDIEGSNNTIIADCHIDTGDDAICPKSGTGPVYNLTATNCWIRTKSSAIKFGSASFFNYERLVFDNITIVDSHRGLGIQIRDGGNVSDVVFSNIKMRTRYYDPSWWGRAEPIYITTCPRHAGYKEGTISDVRFINISSVSENGVFLAGSSHGLLRNLKFKNVDLTYKRLTNYTGGMYDYRPGCQEMVKHKTGGMMLEHISGLEIDNVNMRWSKGSLKGWDVNPLLFRPSTVDGLSFHDWTSLDVQ